The following proteins are co-located in the Chlamydiota bacterium genome:
- the cas12b gene encoding type V CRISPR-associated protein Cas12b — protein MNRIYQGKVTKVEILDERDSQGETKWLELPAAEWHAALWRHHELFQDAVNYYTLCLAAMAAGVKGDSPQAKALGSWVAKVKENWTTASRRAQVFDGPGERLAKLLKLKAGETGFDKAAAHVLRTSRATGPQRLAALLQLLDEADKGDLNQVCVRRIAFLCPARPDSETRPTSEALASSQVVKRQEEVRRYHRMPRSEALEAASDLKLGLFLTQPPTQFLKGQDAAKELSKKFAQAAARHPELKKASAKFQKHLAICGGKLKIPAPGRKPSGLYPLAAVFKYFPCREALDAFLQATKTLAEGKDKIKAEDAIDDARVGDKPHFDYFTNLALVPGGDGGRETRAVWFEYDLAAFIEALKAPHRYYQDTLKREAAAEGLRRRIAAMDGRGCEASGDDEAGEPLPGFEGDERIRLLQIIVRDKLKWVAEAEGGDADPEEREYTIRGRTLRGFGEIKRRWRAAAEDGRAKENHLLDILAAEQTEHRDDFGSSALYRELAKPMFHPIWRDEGTQPWHAEDPLRAWLAYNDLKAELVDKEQPIRFTPAHPECSPRFFIFPKRSESKPKKGERIARKPGLLSRHEPGQLAFTAGIVSPTAGGLSPKVARIHYAAPRLCRDRIRTSGDSDLHEAPWVQPMMAALGLAESPERVNFANCRITLEPTSPSDIQLVFPLEVGAERIKKAIASAFSWERQFNMQPEGVGFCNASLRWPHEKQLSKAPSPWHKEVDEFRCIAVDLGQRNAGAYARICVRSGRNPGKRPSRAIGETGGRRWRAELERAGQFRLPGEDARIWREKSKLDARRPDDSGLEFDFREELWGDRGRPARDWEADDTAELMRLLEAPAEDERHSILDNGWRRELSFPEQNDKLLIAVRRFQSRIARLHRWCWMLRGDDRQKDIAWTEITECEDVRLVPAELRTAAKKRDPRVKEGLERQLRERIELAPDLLVRIANRVLPLRGRSWRWERHPSSTPRNTLHHLTQSGPPLDSGKRPVWLRGQRGLSLRRIEQIEELRKRFQSLNQSLRREVGGKAPIRRDEAVPDTCHDLLEKLANLKEQRINQTAHMILAEALGLRLAQPAPDKKALRQRQDQHGAYEKILDGQGRWLGVADFIVIENLSRYRASQGRAPRENSRLMKWCHRAVRDKLKQLCEVFGLPVVETPAAYSSRFCSRSGVPGFRAAEIAAGFTKDGQWRWIAAKKDEHGRPTGEAQRLAALDRQLAEAQIALEKSLVGERRPGPCPKRTLLVPSAGGGIFVPIVDAVKRSEMQPALAQADVNAAINLALRAVADPRIWEIHPRLRTMRAGIGQTGKGKGSANRTPGTDEMRLLTREKRRYGEKGPAIAVHRSDSAGKNDTAQPNFFADLAGLAGLAEKLSGESREHRWLRDEWTTADIQGEEGAPELVHGKSFWGCVKAAQWSRIQEINGRRLSKWRTK, from the coding sequence GTGAACCGCATCTACCAGGGCAAGGTAACGAAGGTCGAGATCCTTGACGAGCGGGATTCCCAGGGGGAGACGAAGTGGCTCGAACTCCCCGCCGCGGAGTGGCATGCCGCGCTCTGGCGCCACCATGAGCTGTTCCAGGACGCGGTGAACTACTACACCCTCTGCCTGGCGGCGATGGCCGCAGGCGTGAAGGGCGACTCGCCGCAGGCGAAGGCACTGGGTTCCTGGGTGGCGAAGGTGAAAGAAAACTGGACGACCGCGAGCCGCAGGGCCCAGGTGTTCGACGGCCCCGGGGAGCGCCTCGCCAAGCTCCTAAAACTCAAAGCCGGTGAGACCGGCTTCGATAAGGCGGCGGCACACGTCCTTCGTACGAGCCGCGCGACGGGGCCACAGCGTTTGGCCGCGCTGCTCCAACTGCTCGACGAGGCCGATAAGGGGGATCTGAACCAGGTATGCGTCAGAAGGATCGCATTCCTGTGTCCTGCCAGGCCTGACAGCGAAACCCGCCCAACGAGCGAGGCCCTCGCGTCGAGCCAGGTGGTGAAACGCCAGGAGGAGGTGCGCAGATACCATCGAATGCCCCGCTCGGAAGCGCTCGAGGCGGCATCGGATCTGAAACTCGGCCTGTTCCTAACGCAACCCCCCACACAGTTCCTGAAAGGGCAGGATGCCGCGAAGGAGCTGTCGAAGAAGTTCGCACAGGCGGCGGCGAGGCATCCCGAACTCAAGAAGGCCTCCGCAAAGTTCCAGAAGCATCTCGCCATCTGCGGCGGCAAGCTGAAGATACCGGCGCCGGGGCGGAAGCCGAGCGGCCTCTATCCGCTAGCGGCGGTCTTCAAGTACTTCCCGTGCCGTGAAGCACTCGATGCCTTCCTCCAAGCGACCAAGACGCTCGCCGAGGGTAAGGACAAGATCAAGGCCGAGGATGCCATAGACGATGCCCGCGTCGGCGACAAGCCGCACTTCGACTATTTCACCAACCTAGCACTCGTCCCCGGCGGCGACGGCGGCAGGGAGACGCGGGCGGTCTGGTTCGAGTACGACCTCGCCGCCTTCATCGAGGCCCTCAAGGCACCCCATCGCTACTACCAGGACACGCTCAAGCGCGAAGCGGCCGCGGAAGGGCTGCGCAGACGGATCGCGGCGATGGATGGGCGGGGTTGCGAGGCATCCGGCGACGACGAGGCCGGCGAACCGCTGCCAGGATTCGAGGGCGACGAACGCATCCGGCTTCTGCAAATCATCGTCCGTGACAAACTGAAATGGGTGGCCGAGGCGGAGGGCGGGGATGCGGACCCCGAGGAGAGGGAATACACGATCCGGGGGCGAACGCTACGCGGGTTCGGGGAAATCAAGCGCCGCTGGCGTGCCGCCGCCGAGGACGGGCGCGCCAAGGAGAATCATCTCTTGGACATCCTCGCCGCGGAGCAGACGGAGCACAGGGATGACTTCGGGAGTTCTGCGCTCTACCGCGAGCTTGCGAAGCCGATGTTCCACCCCATCTGGCGCGATGAGGGGACGCAACCCTGGCACGCCGAGGATCCGCTCCGGGCGTGGCTCGCCTACAACGACCTCAAGGCCGAGCTCGTGGACAAGGAGCAACCGATACGTTTCACACCCGCCCATCCGGAATGCTCGCCCCGGTTCTTCATATTCCCGAAGAGGAGCGAGTCGAAACCTAAGAAGGGGGAGCGGATCGCCCGGAAACCCGGCCTGCTGTCACGGCACGAGCCGGGCCAACTAGCGTTCACCGCCGGTATAGTGTCGCCGACCGCCGGCGGCCTCTCTCCGAAGGTCGCCCGGATCCATTATGCCGCCCCGCGCCTCTGCCGCGACCGGATCCGGACCAGCGGGGACAGCGACCTCCACGAGGCCCCCTGGGTGCAGCCGATGATGGCGGCGCTCGGACTCGCGGAATCGCCCGAACGAGTGAACTTCGCCAACTGCCGCATCACGCTCGAGCCGACGAGCCCTTCCGACATCCAGCTCGTGTTCCCGCTCGAGGTGGGTGCGGAGCGCATCAAGAAGGCCATTGCATCGGCATTCTCATGGGAACGACAGTTCAATATGCAGCCGGAGGGAGTCGGCTTCTGCAACGCCTCGCTACGATGGCCGCACGAGAAACAGCTATCGAAGGCGCCTTCTCCGTGGCACAAGGAGGTGGACGAGTTCCGCTGCATCGCGGTCGACCTCGGCCAGCGCAACGCGGGGGCGTATGCCCGTATCTGCGTGAGAAGTGGGAGGAACCCCGGCAAGCGTCCGTCACGTGCGATCGGGGAGACCGGCGGCAGGCGGTGGCGGGCGGAGTTGGAGAGGGCGGGTCAGTTCCGTCTCCCCGGCGAGGACGCGAGGATCTGGCGCGAGAAAAGCAAGCTCGATGCCCGACGACCGGACGACTCGGGCCTGGAATTCGATTTCCGCGAGGAGCTGTGGGGCGACCGCGGCCGGCCCGCGAGGGACTGGGAGGCGGACGACACCGCGGAACTGATGCGGCTTCTCGAGGCGCCTGCCGAGGACGAGCGGCATTCGATCCTGGATAACGGATGGCGCCGGGAATTGAGTTTCCCGGAGCAGAACGACAAACTGCTGATCGCTGTGCGGCGTTTCCAATCGCGCATCGCGCGGCTCCATCGCTGGTGCTGGATGCTCAGAGGCGACGACAGGCAGAAGGACATCGCCTGGACGGAGATCACGGAATGCGAGGATGTGCGCTTGGTGCCGGCCGAACTGCGCACGGCTGCCAAGAAGCGCGATCCCCGCGTGAAGGAGGGATTGGAGCGTCAGCTCCGCGAAAGGATCGAACTCGCCCCGGACCTCCTCGTGCGGATCGCCAACCGCGTCCTGCCGTTGCGCGGCCGTTCCTGGCGCTGGGAGCGGCATCCCTCTTCGACTCCCAGGAACACCCTGCATCACCTCACCCAAAGTGGTCCCCCCCTAGACAGCGGCAAGAGGCCGGTATGGCTCCGTGGGCAGCGCGGGCTTTCGTTGAGACGCATCGAGCAGATCGAGGAGCTGCGGAAGCGTTTCCAGTCGCTCAACCAGTCGCTACGACGCGAGGTGGGTGGGAAGGCGCCCATCCGCAGGGACGAGGCCGTCCCCGACACCTGTCACGATCTGCTCGAGAAGCTGGCCAATCTCAAGGAGCAGCGGATCAACCAGACGGCGCATATGATCCTCGCCGAGGCCCTCGGCCTCCGCCTCGCCCAGCCCGCCCCGGACAAGAAGGCGTTGCGCCAGCGGCAAGACCAGCACGGCGCCTACGAGAAGATACTGGACGGGCAGGGACGCTGGCTCGGGGTCGCGGACTTCATCGTAATCGAAAATCTTTCGCGTTACAGGGCGAGCCAGGGCCGCGCTCCGCGAGAGAACAGCCGCCTTATGAAGTGGTGCCACCGCGCCGTGCGGGACAAGCTTAAGCAACTCTGCGAGGTGTTCGGGCTGCCCGTGGTCGAGACGCCGGCGGCGTACTCGTCCCGATTCTGCTCCCGCAGCGGGGTCCCCGGGTTCCGCGCGGCCGAGATCGCCGCGGGCTTCACGAAGGACGGGCAGTGGCGCTGGATCGCCGCGAAGAAGGACGAGCACGGGCGCCCCACAGGTGAGGCACAGAGATTGGCCGCGCTCGATCGGCAGCTCGCGGAGGCGCAGATCGCCCTCGAGAAGTCCTTGGTCGGGGAACGGCGCCCGGGGCCCTGTCCGAAGCGCACTCTGCTCGTCCCTTCGGCGGGCGGCGGGATTTTCGTGCCTATCGTGGATGCCGTGAAACGTTCCGAAATGCAGCCCGCCCTCGCGCAGGCCGATGTGAACGCCGCCATCAATCTCGCGCTACGCGCCGTGGCCGATCCCCGAATCTGGGAGATCCATCCCCGCCTGCGCACTATGCGCGCCGGCATCGGGCAGACCGGCAAAGGCAAAGGGTCGGCGAACAGGACGCCGGGCACGGATGAAATGCGGTTGCTGACTCGCGAGAAACGACGATACGGGGAAAAGGGGCCGGCGATTGCCGTCCATCGATCCGACAGTGCCGGTAAGAACGATACCGCCCAGCCCAACTTCTTCGCGGACCTAGCCGGTCTGGCAGGCCTCGCGGAGAAGCTCAGCGGGGAGAGCCGCGAGCATCGCTGGCTGCGCGACGAATGGACGACCGCGGACATCCAGGGCGAGGAAGGCGCACCGGAGCTCGTCCACGGCAAGTCGTTCTGGGGCTGCGTGAAGGCCGCGCAGTGGAGCCGTATCCAGGAGATCAACGGCCGGAGATTGTCCAAGTGGCGCACGAAATGA